DNA sequence from the Streptomyces sp. NBC_01497 genome:
GACCACCGTGACCATGGAGGCTCGTCATGACCACCCCGGCCGGACCCCGATGGAGGTCTCTTCCGTGAAGCGCGCTCGTGCCACGTTGCTGCTGACCGAGATGCTCGACCGCCTGGAAGGAGGCGAATGGCCGCTGGACCTGGTCGACCAGATCCTGGTGTTCGGCTCCTACGCCCGCGGCGCGCTGGAGCCGCACGACGTCGACGTCGTGGTGGAGCACCGCACCGACAACCGGCTGACGTCCGAGTTCGTCCATGCCCTGTCCTACGGCGGCGATCCGTCCGGATCGATGAAACGCGCCTTGAAAGGCCGCAGCCGCGGCCTGCAGCTCCACTTGCGCGAGCGCAGCACCCTGGAGGAGGACGGCTTCCCCTTGACCGTGCTGTGGACCCGCCCCGAACCCGTCGCCACCGCCCGCGCCCGCCTGGCCGCCCTCACCCCCGACCCCACCGCCGGCCGGGCCCCGCGCGACCACATGATCGAGGCATTCGAGGGCCTGGACCGGTGGATACCACGACCAGTCCGCATCGAACTCGTCGACCTGGTCTCCCGGGGAGCCATCCGCATCGACCGCCTGGACCTGCCCGACGCGGTACCGCAGCATCCAGCAGCGCTCGAAGCACTGCACCGCTGGACCGAGACCAGCCCGCTGCGCCGCGCCGCCGCCGGGGCACTGGCCCATCTGGAGAGCACCGAGCACACCGTGGACCACGTGCTACTCCACGGTGAACCCTTGACAGGTAGCCACTACAGCGCTCCCTCGCCCACGGTGGGGATCGGACTCGGCTGGCGCGGCTTCGGTTACCTGTCCCGATTGCTGGAAGATGTGAGCGATTGGTTCGAGGTGATCCGCCCGACCCGGACCCAGCCCCTGCATACCCTGCACCTGACCGTCCTTGACCACACTGCCGTGAGGGCGCGCTGACCGCGCCGGCGCGGATCCACTCCAACGGCTCCCTGCCTTCCTCGCTACCCGCACCACACCCGACTTTCCCTGCCCGGCCCCCCTTCCGGTCCGGACTCGAAAGCGGACCGGGGGAGGAGTATTGATCGCACCGTCCTCAATAGACGGAGCGACAACCGCCAACCCATCGGCCGTGACGCTATGGAGCTTCCGTCCTACGGCCCCGTTCACTGCGCACGGTGTGCGGCGCGCACGGGTCTGTAAAGCGAGCGGCTCTGTTCCGTAGTCGGTGGTGACGTTGAGTCGTCGCATGCCATCATGAGACATGACTGACATCAACTCCCTTGTAGGTGTGGTGTTTTCCGGGTTGTCGGCGCTGGTCATCGAGGATGTGGAGGACGGTGGCGAGGTGATCCGGGTGACTGCCCGGACCCGGGATGTTCCCGTGCCCTGTCCGGTGTGCGGGGTGGTGACGGGGAAGGTGCACGGGTATCACGGCCGGACGGTGGCGGATGTGCCGGTGGACGGCCGCCGGGTCGTGGTCCATGTCCGGGTGCGGCGTCTGGTCTGCCCGGTCCTGGGCTGCCGGCGGCAGACCTTCCGCGAGCAGGTGCCCGGGCTGCTGGAGCGCCTCCAGCGCCGCACCACGCGTCTGACCGGCCAGATCTCCGGGGTGGTCAAGGAGTTATGCGGCCGGGCGACCTCCCGCCTCACCCGCATCCTGGTCACGCCCGTTTCCTACGCCACCGCCCTGCGCCTGCTGCGGCGCATCCCCACCCCGACGGTGCGCGTTCCACGGGTTGTCGGGGTCGACGACTTCGCCCTGCGCCGCCGGCACCGCTACGCCACGATCATCATCAACGCCGAGACCGGGGAACGCATCGACGTACTCCCCGACCGCGAGGCCGCCATCCTGGAGGCATGGCTGCGCGGGAGGACCGGGATCGAGGCCGTATGCCGCGACGGCTCGGCCACCTACGCCGAGGCGATCCGCCGGGCGCTGCCCGGCACGGCGCAGGTCAGCGACCGCTGGCACCTGTGGAGCAACCTGTGCGACAAGACCCTGGCCGAAGTCCGCGCCCACGCCCCCTGCTGGGCCACCGTCAACCCGCCCCGTCCCGGCGGGGTGCGCGAGCAGACCACCCGCGAGCGCTGGCACAAGGTCCACGACCTCCTCGACAAAGGCGTTGGCCTGCTGGACTGCGCTCGCCGCCTGGACCTGTCCCTGAACACGGTCAAGCGCTATGCACGCACCCCCGAGCCGCCCACCGAGCGCATCGCCCCACGCTATCGGCCCACCCTGGTCGACCCCTACCGCGAGCACCTGCGCACGCGTCGCGCAGCCGAGCCCGGCGTGCCCGTCACGCACCTCCTGCACGAGATCAGGGAACTCGGCTACACCGGCAGTGCCAACCTGCTGGTCCGCTACCTCAACCAGGGCCGCGCCGAAGGCGACCGCCCCGTCACCACCCCCCGCCGCCTCGCCCGGCTCCTGCTCACCCACCCCGACCACCTGCGGACCAAGGACACCGACCTGCTCAGCCTCCTCACCGCGACCTGCCCCGAGATGACCCAGCTCACCGCCCTCATCCGCGACTTCGCCGCCCTGCTGACACCCGCCAGCGGCAACGACTCCAAGCTCACCGAGTGGATCACCCAGGCCCGCGGCGCAGACCTGCCCCACCTGCACACCTTCTGCAACGGCCTGGAACTCGACCGCGCCGCCGTCAACGCCGGCCTGACCCTCCCCTGGAGCAACGGCCGCACCGAAGGCGTCAACACCCACACCAAGAAGATCATGCGGCAGATGCACGGCCGAGCCGGATTCGAGCTCCTCCGCCACCGCATCCTACTCAGCACATAGACACCCAACGTCACCACCGACTACGGAACAGAGCCGGTGAGCGTACAGACCCCTTCGCGCTCGCCGACCCGCGGCGAATGGATCTTCAGCGGACTGAGCGCCGCCCTCGTCGGCATTCTCGGATGAAGGGGAAGAAAAGGGTCGGCGCCTGAGGAAGTGATGTCTCACCTCATTCCTGCGGGGATCTGGGCCGTCCCTCGTCGTGGGGTAGCTGCGAGGGGTGGCTGTGAAGGCTGGCCAGTGCTGTCTGGACGGCGGAGAAGCGTATCCGTTCTTGTTCCAGTCGTATGCCGTGCCCGAAGTCGTCGTCCACGAGACTCTGGTAGAGGTCGGTTTCCTCGCCGGTCAGTGACTGCAGGTGTTCCTGGGTGGGCTTGGGCTCCTTCACCCACTGGCCCCGGTGGGCCGTCAGGGTGGAGCGGTCCATCAGGATCGACTCCGTGTGGGGGAAGACGCGGCGCAGTCGGTCGAGGATCGCGAAACCGTGGGTGTCCAGGTCGCCCCAGTACACGAGTCGCTTGTCGTGGAGCCAGTGCAGTTCGGCGAGCCGGGTGACGGCGTATCCGCTGCCGAGGATCACCATGCTCGCGGGCTGGGGCGGGAAGGCGAGGTAGGTGGTCTCGTTCTCGACGATGAAGATGGTTGTGATGTCGGGCGGGGATGCGGTGAACTCATCGACGCGCACGGTCAGTTCGTTGAATCCGGCGATAGAGGTGTCGCTGAGGAGACGGAATCTGGCGTAGGCGGGCTTGCCCCGGAAGCGGAAGCGGGCGGTGAAGCTGGTGCGCGGCGCTTCGGTGTCGATCCGGTCGGCGGGCAGGCAGTGCTCCAGCAGAGTGGTCAGGATGGCGCGGTGGCTCTCGATGAACTTGGTGTCCACGCCCGGTACGTCGATCTGCCGTAGATAGAGCGGCGGACCCTGGTAGTCCAGGATCCAGCGGACGGTCTGGTGCAGGCGCTCCCAATCCGTTTCGAGGTCCAGGACTTTCATGGGATAGGCGGTCATCCAGGCCGCAAGCTCAGGGGTGGCCTTTCGGGCGGAGGCCAGCAGCGTTTGGAAGCGGTGGACGGCGCTGGTGACGCCGAGGAGGTCCCACAGCTGTTCGCGGCGGTCGATCCATGCCTGGTGAGGGAGGTCGTTGGCGCCGACGACGCGTCCTCCGACTCGCCGGTGCTCGATGCGCGAGAACTGCTGCCGGGCGGAGTCCCAGGTGTGGACCCAGGTGCGGACGGCGTCGAAGTCGCGGGTCAGCTCGGAGGGTTTGGGGCCGCCCAGCGGGATGCAGAGCGGTTCGAAGGGATGTTGCTCGGCGAGCGCGGTGAGGAAGTCACCGCGCATCCAGCGTCTGCGCAGGCGGTCTGTGACGTCTGCGGGTGTGGTCCATGCCCGGCGGTCGGTCGGCGCCACCATGTCAGTGCCCCCGGCCGGTGCCGGCGCCCTGCAGCGCGGACAGGGTGTGGGCGAGGCGCTCCTGGCGGTACTGCGTGATGGTCAGGGTCCGCAAGCGTGAGTCGTGGCCGTCGGGGTTGTCGACGAAGCCGACGGCGGACACGTACGGCTCGATGACGTGGATCTTTTGGAGGGGTGTGACGATGAGGAGTTGCAGGCCGAGCCGTTTGAAGAGGTCGAGGGCGAATCGGGCGGAGTCCTCGGAGCCGCGGCCGAAGGCTTCGTCGATGACGACGAATCGGAAGGTCTTGGATCGGGCCGAGTTCCAGTCGAGTTTGAACTGGTAGGCGAGGGAGGCGGCAAGGATGGTGTAGGCGAGTTTCTCTTTCTGTCCGCCGGACTTGCCGCCGGAGTCGGAGTAGACCTCATACTCGGTGTCGTCCTCCCGCCGCCGCTCACTGGCGCTGAAGACGAACCAGTAGCGCACGTCCGTGACGCGGCGGGTCCACGCACGGTCAGCCTCGGTGTGCCCTTCGCGGCCCTTGAAGCGTTCGATGAGACGGCGGACCTGGTGGAACTTCTCTTCGGAATAGGTGTCCGAGTGGTCGTCGGCCAGGGCGTCGTCCGTGCAGGCACGCAGTTCGGTGATGAAGTCGCGGATCTCGACGTTGGGCGTGCGATCGGTCTTCAGCGTGATGTAGCGGCCGGGGTTGTAGTCGATGCCGGCGAGTGAGTCGTTGATGATGGCGACGCGTTCGCCGATCTGGTCGGCCTGGCTGGTCAGCTGCGCGTGGAAGCCCGCGATGTCACGGATGACGTTTGTCTTCAGGTAGCTCTTGAACTGCTCCTGGAAGCGGGGCAGATCATCGGCGACCAGGCGCTGGTGCAGTTCGCGGTAGCCGCGGGCGGAGTTCACCGAGTCGTCCAGTTCGCCTGTCTCCACCGGGTACTCGCGGCGGAAGGCGCCCATCTTGGAGGCGATCGCCTGGCCGATGCGGTTCTGCTGGATGCTGAAGCGGTCCTTGGCCGAGGCCAGCTCGCCGTGCACACGGCTTTCCGCGGCAGTGCACTCGCTCACCGTCCGGCAGGCCAGCCGTGTCTGGGCCAGGCGCTGCTCGATGGCGGGAAAGTGTGCGCGGGCGGCTGCGCAGTCAGGCTCGTCCAGCAGGGCCCGGGCGGCGTCGTGCTCACGCGTCGCGGTCTTGAGGGCCTCGTTCAGGCCGCCGATGGCCAGGCCTGCCTGTTCACGGTCGTCTTCCGCCTGGGCGATCTCCTTCGCGAGCACCTCCAGGCGGCGGGTGATCTGGTCCAGGTCCTCGGAGGACTCCTCAAGGCGCCGCTTCTCCTCGGCCAGCGCCGTGATGCGGCTGACGGCCGAGGCCCAGTCGATCTCGCTGTAGTCGCGGGTGGTTGCGAGCTGGGCGAGGATCTGGCCGCGAGTGATGCTGTTGGTATGGGCGGTCTCGATGCTGATTTTCCTCTTATTGAGGTCTTTTTGTTCCTTTTGCGTGCCGCGGGCCTGGTCGAGGAGAGCGTCGATCTTCAGCTGGTTGGTCCAGCCCAGAACGTAGGAGCTGCGGTCGTCGATGCGGGTGGTGTCGTTCTTCTCGTGACGGCCCCGCGCCCCCTTGACCAAACCCTGCGGGGTGATCGCCAGGTCGGCCCGCTTGAAGTCCGCCATCGTCTCGGCGCAGATGTGTCCGGCGCGGCGGTCCAGCTCGCTGGCCAGCCAGTGGGCGAACGGGGACTCTGCCTTGACCTCCAGTTTGGAGGCCAGGACAGGGGCTTCGGTGTGCTGCGGGCGCCGCACCGGGACTGTTTCGGGGACGCGGAAGTAGACGAGCCGGGCACCGAGGTGGTGCGCGTTGATCCACTCCGACACGGGAGAGTACAGGTCGTGCGGGACCAGCAGCGAGAGCGCGAAACCCCGCAGCAGCCGTTCTGCGGCGCCGACCCATGCCTGCTCGTCGGCCCGGACCTGGATCAGTTCGCCGGCGAACGGCAGCGCACTCTCCTCGATCCCGAGCTCATGGCACAGGCGGGCGCGCAGATCCAGCTGCTTCTTGGGAATGTTGCTGCGCCGGGAGCGGAGGCTGACCAGCTCCTCGCCCAGTTCCGTCGCCTGCTGGCGCAGGCGGTTGGCATCGACCGCGAGGGCGCTCAGGGCTTCCCGGGTCTCCTGCTGCACCGTGGTGGCGGCTTGTTGGGAGTCGGCGATCTCCTGGAGGCGTTCGGTGAACTGTTCTGCGCTGCTGACAGGGCTGAGCTCCACCTGACCCAGCAGAGCGGCGTGGTCCCTTGCCCTGCGCTGACGGTCATCGCGGGCGCGCGACTCCCGTTCGATCTCCCTTTCCAGTTCGCCGAGGCGAGCGCCGCCCATTCCCGCGCGCTGCAGCTCCAACCGGCTGTGCTGCCCGTGAAGATCCTTGAGCCGGTCCTTCGCGGCCCCCCGGTCGTTCTCGTGGCGGCTCAGATCACGCTTCAGCGTGAGACGGTCCGCCTCCAGCAGGGCGGACTTGCGCTGGGCGAAGAAGAACCGCAGGGCGCTTTGCTGCGCGACGGCCTCGTCGATACTCCTGGCGAGGACGTCGTGCTGGTCGCACTCTTGAAGCAGTGGCGTGAGGGCGTCGATCTGGGCGCGTGCGCGCTGCACCGACTCATACGTGGTGGTCAGGGCGTCGAAGTGCGCCACGATCGTCTCGGTCATCATGGCTGCGTCGAAGGGTTCCAGCATGTGGCTGCGGACGAAGTCGTCGAGGCTGCCGACGGACTTCATGGACACCGTCTGGTGGAAGAGTTCCAGGGCCTGCTCGGACTCGATGCCCATGCGGCGGCGGAAGTCCTTGCTGTAGGCGGCGAACGACGGGTGCACCCGTACGCCGCTGCCGGTCAGCCGCTTCTTGAGGGACCTGACGTCGGTACCGAAGTCGGAGAAGTCGTCCGTGACGGACAGGGCCCGGTCCGCGGTGAGGAACAGGCGCTCCGGCTGGGTGGCGTTGCCGTCGGCCATCCAGAAAACCTGCGCGAGAGTGACCGTCGCGTCGTAGCCGCGGTTGGTGAACACCCCCAGGATCACCGAGTAGTTGCCCGGCTGGCGCAGGGCGACCGGACGGGTCGTGCCGGTGGCCTCGTTGCGTTCGGACTTGTAGTGGCCCAGGACGTAGGAGCGCAGGCTGCGTTCGCGGCTCTCCGCGCCGGCGGCCCGGTTGTAGGCGATGCGGTTCGCGGGCATGAACAACGTGGTGACCGCGTCGACCAGGGTGGACTTTCCCGAGCCGATGTCGCCGGTCAGCAGGGCGTTGGCGCCGCCGACTCCCAAGGACCACACGCGCTGGTGAAAAGTGCCCCAGTTGTACACCTCCAGCCGCTCCAGCCGGAACCCGGCCAGGTCGAGATCGGGGGAGGCGTCGGTGACGAACGGGCCGGACTGAGCGGGGATCACTGCTGTCCTTCCGGGGTGGTGGGGGCCGCGTACCGGGCCAGGTTCGTTTCGAAGTCGGCAAGCCACTGCCCGTCGACATAGGCCTTGATGATCCGCTGCACCTCGTACAACTGCTCCTGGTGCTTGGCGCGGCGCAGGAACTGCAGCTCCACGGCCTTGGTGATGTACGTGTCGATCTGGTCGACCAGACGCGCCTCGTTGCTGCCGGTGGGCAGGAACATGCGGATCATTTCCACGATCTCGTCGCGGGTGATCATCAGCCGGGTCTCGCCGGACCCGGCGTCGAATTCCGCCAGCCGCTTGCGCAGCAGCACGATCAGCAGACTGACCGGGTACGACAGGGACCGGCGGGGCATCAGGCGCGGCGCAGCCAAGCGCGGATCTGCGTTCTCCTCCTCGGGCTGGGAGCGCAGGAACGCATAGCCCTCGGCTTCGTCGATCACCACGGTCAGGCCCATGACGTCGACGTAGTCCTGGACGCGGGCGCGCAGTTGGAGCAGCGCTTCCCAGGCCCGCTCATGCTGGTCACGGAAGAGGGGCCCCTTGAGCAGCTGGTTGACCGGCAGGGACAGGCTGCGGGTCTGCTGTGGCATGGGTGGCACAGGCGTGGTCATGACTGCTCCTCCTTGCCCGAGGCCCAGGTGGCGCCGGAGATGGTGCGGGCGAACGCCGCCACGGGGGCTTGGACGACGTGCTGGACGCCGTCCGCGCCGGCCCAGGTGATCTCTTCGCGGCGGCTGTCGTCGAAGACCACCGTGAAACCGTCCCCGGACAGCGCGAGGTACGCGACCAATTCAGCGAGCCCCTGCTCCAGCGGGTGCTGGCGCACGAGGTCCGCCAGGGACACCTGAGCCTGCAGATCCAGTGCGCGCCGGACGGCCTCGACGAGCCGGGCCGGGTCCACATAGACCGCTTCGAACAACGCGTCGGCCGCGAACTCCTCATCCCCCACACGGATGTCGGCGCTGTCGATCGGCGTCCGGGTCACGGGCGCGTACAGCGGTCGTTCCATCGGCAGAGTGATGGTTGGGGCGGCGGCGTCGATCTCCACGATCAGGTCCATGCCGGGCGTATCACGCAGTGCGATCGCGCGGGCCTCAATGCCGCTCATCAGTTCCATGACCCGGCGGTCCTCGGACCAGGCCCGGTCGTCGAGGAAACGCCGCAGCTGCTCGGAGAGCTGGCGGACGGTCGCCTGGGTGCGCTCGGCGGCGTCCAGCCAGTCCCGGGGGATGCGCCGCATGCGGGGGTCGGGTTCGCCGATGGCGTCCATGGCTTCGACCGCGGCCAGGAGTTTCTTGAACTCGTCCTGGCGGCGGTGGGAGAGCAGGAAGCCGTAGAACGCCTGGAAGCTCCTGCCCTGGTCCGATTCGGCGATGCTCTCCCGGCTGGTGAGGATCTCGTCCAAGAGCTCGCCCTTGCTGCCGTCCCACACGGCGATCTTCCGGCGCAGTTCCCGGTCCAGGTCGCGGAAATTGGCCTCGACCTCACGGAAATCGGCGAGCAGGTCGTGTGCGGTGGCGGTCAGCTGTTGGTAGCGGTCCCGCAGACCGGAACTGTCGAGTACGTCCACGTCGCCGGCCTCGGCCCGGGCGATCTCTTCGTCGATCTCCAGACGCCGACGCTGCAGTTCCTCGAGCCGCGCCTCGGGATCGGTCTCGGCCCCGAACGTCATCTGCCTCAGCAGGTCGAAGATGGTGTTGAGACGTGACTCGGTACCGATGAAGGACCGGACCTGAAGTGACCGGATCCAGGCGATTGCCTTCTCCACCGCCGGAGTCGCGTCATAGTGCGGCTCGTCCGAGTCCGCCGGATAGTACTTGCGCAACCAGCCCGACTGCGGCCCCGACCAGTCGTCCAGATACGCCTTCGCGGACTTCGGGAACGCCCCCTGGCCAAGTCGCTCATTGAGTGCGAACAACTCGTCGTCCAGACGATCGGCCAGCTCCACACCGGCGATCGAACGGGTGCCATGCTCGACGAAGACCTTGTTGAAGAAGCTCAGCATCAGTGCCGCGTTGTCCGCCCGCAGCAGCTTCCAGGCGGAATGGTGTCTGCGCAGCGCGACCAGTTCGTCGTAGTCCAAGCTTCCCACCCCAGATTCCCGCTCACGCCGTGTGCGGGCAGTGCTCGCGTGCAGCGGCGTACCTCCCTCTGTCATGCGTCACCGCACGCTGATGCCGACATGTGCGTAAAAGCTTCGATACCCACGCCTGCACCGTAAAGCCCACCACTGACAACGGCGCTGCGTCGTGGGCGGTGGCCCCTACCGTGCTCACCGGTGCGATGCTTGCCCGCTGCGGTTGAATGTGCGGTGCCTGCCTGGTGAGCGCTCTGCACGAACGCGCTGGCTCGTCCGGCTGTCGGCATCAGCCGATCGAGCTGGGGCGGTAGCGGTTCAGCTGAGCTGGGCTGTTGCGGCGTCGATCTCTTTCATGGTGATGTTCTCGCTGCCGGTGCGGATCGCGATGACGGCGGCGGTGGAGATGACGTAGGTGAGGGCTTTGAAGTAGCCGCCGGTGCGCCGGTGCAGTTCGGCGGCGTGTTTGCTCAGGGCGTTTCCCTCGAGCCGGTACAGGCTCAAGTCGGCCTCGAAGCCCGCCAGTACGCGCCGGAACATCTCCTGTTCCTTGGCCTTGGTGCCCAGGGGCAGGGGGTGCAGCCAGGTCACCGGCAGCAGCGCGGCGGGGGAGGGCGAGACGGGCTCAGCCGGTTGTCCCGCCTGCTCGAGCCGTACCCGGTTCTCCTCGCTGACCCGGGTCAGGTCCTGGGCCAGGATGCGGGCCTGGTGCAGGAGGTGGCTGGCGCCGGTGCCGCAGAAGATGAGCGAGATGCCCAGCTTGTCGCGCAGGTAGTCGAAGTAGGGCAGTACGTTCGCCAGTTGCGGCGGCGAGGCCCGGTTGATGTCGTCGATGAGCAGCAGACGGGTCTGTGCCGTTTCCAGGACGTAGTTGACCGGCAGGGTCACGTCCTGGTGCCGGCGCATCTCCAAGACTTCCGCGAGGCTCTTCGGCTCGGGGTTGAGACCCAGGTAGGATCCGATCTCCCAGACCCAGTTCACCCTCAGCTCCGGGTCCGCGGGGGTGGTGATGTGCACCACCGGGATCGTGTTTGGCTGCCTGCCGTTCGTGGCGGCCTCGACCTCCTGCTGGGCGGTGCGCCCGATCGCACGCAACAGGCAGGTCTTGCCGGTGCCTGCGGGCCCGTCGATGACATGGTCCATCAGGCCCTCACGGCACCCGCTGTTGCGGTGGACCGCCTCGACGACCGTCTCTTGCATGTGCGTCATCGCGTCGGTGGGCACCATCCGCAGGTGCCGGTGGTAGGCGATGGCCTGCTCGTCCGACTTCCTGTCCTCGGCGGGACTGCTGCCCGCCGCCAGAACGGGCGGGTTCACCTCCTCGTCGACGAAGTGGGTCCAACCGGTGAGCTGGAACAGCGGAAGAGGCCGCATCGGAGTGTCCCTCAGCTGCTGACGCAGACGGGCTTCACGCTTGTTACGCAGTTCGACGGACGCCTTCATCACGCTTCTTCCTCATCACGGTTCCTGCCTCACACCTCCAGATCTAGCCCCGGCCCCGGAGGATGCGTCCGCCCCCGGGGCCGTCCCACGGCCGCGTCGTCCACGGCCCCTGCGCCGGCCGCCTACATCTCCCATACGTCGTCCTCGGCACCGTCATCACCGTCCGGATCGAGGTCGTCGAGGAGTTCCGCTTCGACGACCTCGTAGGCAACTGCCGGTGTTTCGGCCGTGGGGGCGTCCGGCGGGCTGCTGTCGCCGTTGTCGGGGAAGAGCGCTGCCAGTGGATGCGGGGCCTGCCCGTTGTCCGACGGCTGGTCCGCGCTGCCCGGGCCTGCGGGCAGCGCGGGGGAGACGGGTGCGGGCGGGGGAGCCAGAGGAGAGATGGGCAGCGCTGGGTAGGGACGCAGCGTCGACAGGTCGAACTCTTCCAGGTCCGCGTAGGGGTCGTGGGAGGGCTGTTCGGTCTCCAACGCCAGCCCCTGGAAGGGTGGTTCGGCTCCGGTGCGCTTGGGCGGCGGCCTGCGGCTGCGCCGCCTGCGTTCGCGCTGCGCCAGGGCCAGGGCGATCGCCTCCTCGTCCTGCTCGCTGCCGCCTGCCGCACGGTGCTGCTCGGCATGTTCCTGCCACATGTCTGCGGTCCAC
Encoded proteins:
- a CDS encoding ATP-binding protein; this translates as MKASVELRNKREARLRQQLRDTPMRPLPLFQLTGWTHFVDEEVNPPVLAAGSSPAEDRKSDEQAIAYHRHLRMVPTDAMTHMQETVVEAVHRNSGCREGLMDHVIDGPAGTGKTCLLRAIGRTAQQEVEAATNGRQPNTIPVVHITTPADPELRVNWVWEIGSYLGLNPEPKSLAEVLEMRRHQDVTLPVNYVLETAQTRLLLIDDINRASPPQLANVLPYFDYLRDKLGISLIFCGTGASHLLHQARILAQDLTRVSEENRVRLEQAGQPAEPVSPSPAALLPVTWLHPLPLGTKAKEQEMFRRVLAGFEADLSLYRLEGNALSKHAAELHRRTGGYFKALTYVISTAAVIAIRTGSENITMKEIDAATAQLS
- a CDS encoding Wadjet anti-phage system protein JetD domain-containing protein, which produces MVAPTDRRAWTTPADVTDRLRRRWMRGDFLTALAEQHPFEPLCIPLGGPKPSELTRDFDAVRTWVHTWDSARQQFSRIEHRRVGGRVVGANDLPHQAWIDRREQLWDLLGVTSAVHRFQTLLASARKATPELAAWMTAYPMKVLDLETDWERLHQTVRWILDYQGPPLYLRQIDVPGVDTKFIESHRAILTTLLEHCLPADRIDTEAPRTSFTARFRFRGKPAYARFRLLSDTSIAGFNELTVRVDEFTASPPDITTIFIVENETTYLAFPPQPASMVILGSGYAVTRLAELHWLHDKRLVYWGDLDTHGFAILDRLRRVFPHTESILMDRSTLTAHRGQWVKEPKPTQEHLQSLTGEETDLYQSLVDDDFGHGIRLEQERIRFSAVQTALASLHSHPSQLPHDEGRPRSPQE
- a CDS encoding DUF4194 domain-containing protein, with translation MTTPVPPMPQQTRSLSLPVNQLLKGPLFRDQHERAWEALLQLRARVQDYVDVMGLTVVIDEAEGYAFLRSQPEEENADPRLAAPRLMPRRSLSYPVSLLIVLLRKRLAEFDAGSGETRLMITRDEIVEMIRMFLPTGSNEARLVDQIDTYITKAVELQFLRRAKHQEQLYEVQRIIKAYVDGQWLADFETNLARYAAPTTPEGQQ
- a CDS encoding nucleotidyltransferase domain-containing protein, with the translated sequence MKRARATLLLTEMLDRLEGGEWPLDLVDQILVFGSYARGALEPHDVDVVVEHRTDNRLTSEFVHALSYGGDPSGSMKRALKGRSRGLQLHLRERSTLEEDGFPLTVLWTRPEPVATARARLAALTPDPTAGRAPRDHMIEAFEGLDRWIPRPVRIELVDLVSRGAIRIDRLDLPDAVPQHPAALEALHRWTETSPLRRAAAGALAHLESTEHTVDHVLLHGEPLTGSHYSAPSPTVGIGLGWRGFGYLSRLLEDVSDWFEVIRPTRTQPLHTLHLTVLDHTAVRAR
- a CDS encoding ATP-binding protein, translated to MIPAQSGPFVTDASPDLDLAGFRLERLEVYNWGTFHQRVWSLGVGGANALLTGDIGSGKSTLVDAVTTLFMPANRIAYNRAAGAESRERSLRSYVLGHYKSERNEATGTTRPVALRQPGNYSVILGVFTNRGYDATVTLAQVFWMADGNATQPERLFLTADRALSVTDDFSDFGTDVRSLKKRLTGSGVRVHPSFAAYSKDFRRRMGIESEQALELFHQTVSMKSVGSLDDFVRSHMLEPFDAAMMTETIVAHFDALTTTYESVQRARAQIDALTPLLQECDQHDVLARSIDEAVAQQSALRFFFAQRKSALLEADRLTLKRDLSRHENDRGAAKDRLKDLHGQHSRLELQRAGMGGARLGELEREIERESRARDDRQRRARDHAALLGQVELSPVSSAEQFTERLQEIADSQQAATTVQQETREALSALAVDANRLRQQATELGEELVSLRSRRSNIPKKQLDLRARLCHELGIEESALPFAGELIQVRADEQAWVGAAERLLRGFALSLLVPHDLYSPVSEWINAHHLGARLVYFRVPETVPVRRPQHTEAPVLASKLEVKAESPFAHWLASELDRRAGHICAETMADFKRADLAITPQGLVKGARGRHEKNDTTRIDDRSSYVLGWTNQLKIDALLDQARGTQKEQKDLNKRKISIETAHTNSITRGQILAQLATTRDYSEIDWASAVSRITALAEEKRRLEESSEDLDQITRRLEVLAKEIAQAEDDREQAGLAIGGLNEALKTATREHDAARALLDEPDCAAARAHFPAIEQRLAQTRLACRTVSECTAAESRVHGELASAKDRFSIQQNRIGQAIASKMGAFRREYPVETGELDDSVNSARGYRELHQRLVADDLPRFQEQFKSYLKTNVIRDIAGFHAQLTSQADQIGERVAIINDSLAGIDYNPGRYITLKTDRTPNVEIRDFITELRACTDDALADDHSDTYSEEKFHQVRRLIERFKGREGHTEADRAWTRRVTDVRYWFVFSASERRREDDTEYEVYSDSGGKSGGQKEKLAYTILAASLAYQFKLDWNSARSKTFRFVVIDEAFGRGSEDSARFALDLFKRLGLQLLIVTPLQKIHVIEPYVSAVGFVDNPDGHDSRLRTLTITQYRQERLAHTLSALQGAGTGRGH
- a CDS encoding DUF3375 domain-containing protein, coding for MGSLDYDELVALRRHHSAWKLLRADNAALMLSFFNKVFVEHGTRSIAGVELADRLDDELFALNERLGQGAFPKSAKAYLDDWSGPQSGWLRKYYPADSDEPHYDATPAVEKAIAWIRSLQVRSFIGTESRLNTIFDLLRQMTFGAETDPEARLEELQRRRLEIDEEIARAEAGDVDVLDSSGLRDRYQQLTATAHDLLADFREVEANFRDLDRELRRKIAVWDGSKGELLDEILTSRESIAESDQGRSFQAFYGFLLSHRRQDEFKKLLAAVEAMDAIGEPDPRMRRIPRDWLDAAERTQATVRQLSEQLRRFLDDRAWSEDRRVMELMSGIEARAIALRDTPGMDLIVEIDAAAPTITLPMERPLYAPVTRTPIDSADIRVGDEEFAADALFEAVYVDPARLVEAVRRALDLQAQVSLADLVRQHPLEQGLAELVAYLALSGDGFTVVFDDSRREEITWAGADGVQHVVQAPVAAFARTISGATWASGKEEQS
- a CDS encoding ISL3 family transposase, translated to MTDINSLVGVVFSGLSALVIEDVEDGGEVIRVTARTRDVPVPCPVCGVVTGKVHGYHGRTVADVPVDGRRVVVHVRVRRLVCPVLGCRRQTFREQVPGLLERLQRRTTRLTGQISGVVKELCGRATSRLTRILVTPVSYATALRLLRRIPTPTVRVPRVVGVDDFALRRRHRYATIIINAETGERIDVLPDREAAILEAWLRGRTGIEAVCRDGSATYAEAIRRALPGTAQVSDRWHLWSNLCDKTLAEVRAHAPCWATVNPPRPGGVREQTTRERWHKVHDLLDKGVGLLDCARRLDLSLNTVKRYARTPEPPTERIAPRYRPTLVDPYREHLRTRRAAEPGVPVTHLLHEIRELGYTGSANLLVRYLNQGRAEGDRPVTTPRRLARLLLTHPDHLRTKDTDLLSLLTATCPEMTQLTALIRDFAALLTPASGNDSKLTEWITQARGADLPHLHTFCNGLELDRAAVNAGLTLPWSNGRTEGVNTHTKKIMRQMHGRAGFELLRHRILLST